One window of the Lasioglossum baleicum chromosome 8, iyLasBale1, whole genome shotgun sequence genome contains the following:
- the LOC143211428 gene encoding uncharacterized protein LOC143211428 produces the protein MALSLALPLSGLEPEHFHALGVRLLYEQGLRTLTGGRPHSPSTASTTSESSGICSLQPSSISTTPEETPVSSRPDTPDDEHAKRPEKHDPLIRVQYKDRDILNLGANIREPFWQMRIPTMPRYDYKSFMENRSVYYRLGEYGLMEEYPTRPCTDCGFGVPSPYLF, from the exons ATGGCGTTATCCTTAGCTCTGCCATTATCCGGCCTGGAACCCGAGCACTTTCACGCGTTGGGGGTGAGACTTCTCTACGAGCAAGGTTTAAGAACTTTGACCGGCGGCAGACCGCACTCGCCGAGCACTGCAAGCACCACAAGTGAATCGAGTGGAATCTGCAGCCTGCAACCTTCCAGCATTTCAACGACACCAGAAGAAACGCCGGTTTCCAGCAGGCCAGACACGCCAGACGATGAACATGCGAAGAGGCCCGAGAAG CATGATCCATTGATTCGAGTGCAGTACAAGGATCGGGACATACTGAACCTGGGAGCGAACATCAGAGAGCCGTTCTGGCAGATGAGGATCCCCACGATGCCTCGGTACGACTACAAAAGCTTCATGGAGAACAGATCGGTGTATTATCGCCTAGGAGAGTACGGATTGATGGAGGAGTATCCCACG
- the LOC143211431 gene encoding uncharacterized protein LOC143211431 produces MQNYLTARYRQVHDKIKDVRISGLRSKLPKISQNMRMVSLLDHVPTAFMVSKLSTVGSKIAQFPYSHWRKSLNIKYWTIGLIVSLPIFYQFQALANSASLKAPRTKDSSIGTGRTEGNVAE; encoded by the exons ATGCAGAATTATTTGACGGCTCGGTACCGACAGGTTCACGACAAAATCAAGGACGTCAGGATATCGGGGCTCAGGAGCAAACTTCCGAAA atttcTCAGAACATGAGAATGGTGTCCTTGCTAGACCACGTACCCACGGCGTTCATGGTGTCGAAGCTCTCAACGGTCGGCTCAAAAATCGCACAGTTCCCCTACAGCCACTGGCGCAAATCCCTGAACATAAAATACTGGACCATCGGACTGATCGTCTCTCTTCCCATATTCTATCAATTTCAAGCCCTGGCGAACTCAGCCAGCTTGAAGGCTCCGCGAACGAAGGATTCGAGCATCGGGACAGGGAGAACCGAGGGGAACGTCGCGGAATGA